The nucleotide sequence AGAAGGAAAAAATGCCAAATTTTCATTAGACGCTGCTCTAGAACTTGTAAAAAAACATCACCCGCAAGACTGGTTGCTTTCCGTAGAAATATATGAGCTAGCAGTAGGAAAAGATGAAAAACTCGCTAAAGAAGCTCTCAGCAATTTAGAAGATGTAAAATTTCGAAGACCTGATATCTCACATTTAATTGATGGCGGAATAAGCCTTATAAACGGCCAATTGGTTAGTTAATATAGGAATGAAATTTAAAATTGCGAAAAAGAAAACTAGAGTTTTATTTTTTCAAATTCTTCGGAATCATTAAAATTCTGGTTGTTGTATTGTAGCGTCCAGCCCATGGAATTGGTAAGAATATAGATCTTTTGCAATTCGCTAATTAGTCTATTTTCAGCATTAGACTTGAGCGAAGAGGCTTCTACCTTTTCTCTAATAGATTTCTCTATGCGGCCTTTAATTTTATTATGATCTTCAGCATCAAACTGGTTTAAATAATCCTGGGTAACATCGTAATATTTTATCTCGGGATTTATCGTTATTTCCTCTTTTGGAATAGAGATAATGCGTACAATTTTATTTTCTTCATCAATTTCGGTTTCCAATTTACTTAAGTCGTAAGCCACCGTTGCCGTAGCATTTACAATGATAAGCGCTTTCTTTCTTGCCAAAAATATATCGAGATAAAACTTCTTTGAATTTTTATAAGAATAAACCTGGGAAAAAGTGCCTTCGGTAACCACAAGCTTACCTACATTTTTTATTTGTTGTTGTAGTAAAGCGGTACTTTCTTCTAATTTATCCTGTTCCTGGTTTCTATTTTCACAGTAACGCACTCCAAAAACAACCAGTAATACCAAAAAGGCTCCAATAAGGAAATTTCTCATTCTTCAATTTTTTCTAAAGGTACAAAGATTGTGAGTTTTGAGGTTTTTTGAAGAAAACACTGGCGTTATAAAATACTTATGGACGGCCCCACCCGTCCATAAGCTTTTAAAATTTCTAAAATCTACCCCAACAAATTTTAGAAAACGAATTAAGACATTTGTCAAAACCTTTGGGCTTTTCAGCCTTTCGTTTTCAACGACTTATATCTCGAATTCTAAAATAAAAATACAAAATATTTATATATAAAGTCAAGAGAAAAATTATATTAAAGATTTTTTACTCAAATTTAATCTAGAATTCCAAATGCGGATATTGCTTTTTGAGTGCTGAAATTTGAGATTTCAGCTTTTCTAAAAATCGCAAATGCGCTTCAGAATCGGGATTAAACGGGCGATGCGCTAATCCTTTTTGAATATTTTCTACTTCATTTAAAACCAAAAGAGAGGCTTCTGAAAACCAGGCTTCTTTAAATCTTTTCCAAATATAATTTATGGCTGTTTGGGAAGGATGTAACATATCTTCACCATAAAACCGATAATCACGAAGCTCGTCCATCATCAATTCATAAGATGGGAAATAAAGCCCCCTAACTCCCAAAGAGGAAATTGATTTTCTATTCTCCAATACATTATGAATTGCGGTAATTAAATGCGCTTTACTACGCTGATTTTCAACAAACCCGTCCTTGATATGCCGAACCGGAGAAACGGTAAAAATAACTACAGCATCAGAGTTTATTTGGTGTACAACCTCTACAATCTCATTTAAAGCTCGCTCAATTTCTTCTGTAGATTGTAATTCTTTCCTGAAAGATTTCTGAGGAACTTTATGACAGTTCGCTACGCTCTGTTCACTTTCCAAATGATAATAACTCCAGGCTGTACCTAATGTGATCACCAAATGTGAGCTTTGCTGAAGAAACTCACGAGCCTTTTGTAATGCTGAATTCAGGTTTTTGAGTAAACCCTCAGCATCGGGATTACTCAATGCAGAATGTGCATCAAAACAATGCCAGCGCTCTTGGTGCTGAAAAACATCCTTCTCGGCATAC is from Salegentibacter mishustinae and encodes:
- a CDS encoding DUF4230 domain-containing protein — encoded protein: MRNFLIGAFLVLLVVFGVRYCENRNQEQDKLEESTALLQQQIKNVGKLVVTEGTFSQVYSYKNSKKFYLDIFLARKKALIIVNATATVAYDLSKLETEIDEENKIVRIISIPKEEITINPEIKYYDVTQDYLNQFDAEDHNKIKGRIEKSIREKVEASSLKSNAENRLISELQKIYILTNSMGWTLQYNNQNFNDSEEFEKIKL
- a CDS encoding GSCFA domain-containing protein; the encoded protein is MEFRTKIPIKETEPKIDYESKIFLIGSCFVENIGEKLDFYKLQTLQNPFGILFHPLAIATFFRKLKEEKMYAEKDVFQHQERWHCFDAHSALSNPDAEGLLKNLNSALQKAREFLQQSSHLVITLGTAWSYYHLESEQSVANCHKVPQKSFRKELQSTEEIERALNEIVEVVHQINSDAVVIFTVSPVRHIKDGFVENQRSKAHLITAIHNVLENRKSISSLGVRGLYFPSYELMMDELRDYRFYGEDMLHPSQTAINYIWKRFKEAWFSEASLLVLNEVENIQKGLAHRPFNPDSEAHLRFLEKLKSQISALKKQYPHLEF